A single genomic interval of Lacrimispora sphenoides JCM 1415 harbors:
- a CDS encoding carbohydrate ABC transporter permease has product MKMSMKSKVIIYTLLTAVAVYFLAPFIYMFFTAFKTEAEAIAYPPRLFPSKWLFENFKNAWESQPFGTYLKNSIIITVMTTAGQILSCSLVAYGFARFEFKGKNLLFMILLSTMMIPWDVTMIPQYMEFNLFGWINTLKPLVVPAWFGSAYYIFLMRQFLMGVPKDFEEAARIDGANAFQIYWKIFMPILKPSLILVGVLNMITVWNDYLGPLIFLHDRSKYTLALGLATFKGVHSTRIIPMLCITIIMIIPPIIIFIIAQKYIVEGTSGSIK; this is encoded by the coding sequence ATGAAAATGTCCATGAAGTCAAAAGTGATTATCTATACCCTTCTGACTGCTGTTGCAGTTTACTTTCTGGCACCTTTTATTTATATGTTTTTTACTGCCTTTAAGACGGAAGCAGAAGCCATTGCCTACCCGCCCCGGCTATTTCCTTCTAAATGGCTGTTTGAAAACTTTAAAAACGCATGGGAATCACAGCCCTTTGGTACATACTTAAAAAATTCAATTATCATAACGGTTATGACGACTGCAGGGCAGATCCTTTCCTGTTCCTTGGTGGCATATGGTTTTGCAAGGTTTGAATTTAAAGGAAAAAACCTGTTATTTATGATTTTGCTTTCTACTATGATGATTCCATGGGATGTTACCATGATTCCTCAATATATGGAATTTAATTTATTTGGCTGGATTAATACTTTAAAACCGCTGGTTGTGCCGGCATGGTTTGGCTCGGCCTACTATATTTTCTTAATGAGGCAGTTCTTAATGGGGGTTCCAAAGGACTTTGAAGAGGCGGCGCGAATTGACGGTGCCAATGCATTTCAGATTTATTGGAAGATTTTCATGCCGATCTTAAAGCCTTCCCTCATTCTAGTAGGCGTCTTAAATATGATTACGGTGTGGAATGATTATCTTGGGCCATTGATCTTTCTTCATGACAGAAGCAAATATACACTTGCTTTAGGTCTTGCAACCTTTAAGGGAGTTCACAGCACACGGATTATCCCTATGCTTTGTATTACAATCATTATGATTATCCCGCCAATTATTATATTCATTATTGCGCAAAAGTATATTGTAGAAGGGACAAGTGGTTCTATTAAATAG